A single window of Nyctibius grandis isolate bNycGra1 chromosome 16, bNycGra1.pri, whole genome shotgun sequence DNA harbors:
- the EXOSC2 gene encoding exosome complex component RRP4 translates to MAAITMRLPVARGVVGPGVPRGGEKHLVAPGDTITTDTGYMRGHGTYVEEEKLIASVAGTVERVNKLVCVKALKTRFNGEVGDVVVGRITEVQQKRWKVETNSRLDSVLLLSSMNLPGGELRRRSAEDELAMRNYLQEGDLISAEVQSVFSDGALSLHTRSLKYGKLGQGVLVQVSPSLVKRQKTHFHNLPCGASVILGNNGFIWIYPTPQKKDEEAGGFTTNLEPVSLSDREVISRLRNCIVALVTQKLMLFDTSILYCYEASLPHQIKDILKPEVMEEIVLETRQRLLDLEG, encoded by the exons ATGGCGGCCATCACTATGCGGCTGCCGGTGGCTCGCGGGGTGGTGGGGCCGGGCGTGCCCCGGGGCGGCGAGAAGCACCTGGTGGCCCCGGGGGACACGATCACCACGGACACGGGCTACATGAG GGGCCACGGCACCTAcgtggaggaggagaagctcATCGCCTCGGTGGCCGGCACCGTGGAGCGGGTGAACAAGCTGGTGTGCGTGAAAGCGCTGAAGACCAG GTTCAACGGCGAAGTTGGCGATGTCGTGGTTGGGAGGATCACGGAG gttcAGCAGAAGCGATGGAAAGTGGAAACCAACTCCAGGCTAGATTCAGTCTTGTTGTTGTCGTCTATGAATTTACCTGGTGGGGAACTG AGAAGGCGATCAGCAGAAGATGAGCTTGCGATGAGGAACTACCTGCAGGAAGGGGACCTCATCAGT GCAGAGGTCCAGTCTGTATTTTCTGATGGGGCTCTATCATTGCACACCCGGAGTCTGAAATACGGGAAG CTTGGCCAGGGTGTGCTCGTTCAGGTCTCGCCCTCCCTTGTGAAACGCCAGAAGACTCACTTCCACAACTTGCCCTGTGGTGCATCTGTGATCCTCGGCAACAACGGTTTCATCTGGATCTACCCAACTCCacagaagaaagatgaagaggCAGGGGGCTTCACCACCAACTTGGAG CCCGTTTCCTTGTCTGACCGGGAGGTGATCTCACGGCTCCGAAACTGCATTGTGGCTCTGGTTACTCAGAAGCTGATGCTCTTTGACACCAGCATCCTGTATTGCTATGAAGCATCCCTTCCTCATCAG ATCAAGGACATTCTCAAACCAGAGGTGATGGAGGAGATCGTTCTGGAAACCCGACAGAGGTTGCTGGATCTGGAGGGATAG
- the PRDM12 gene encoding PR domain zinc finger protein 12 → MMGSVLPAEALVLKPGLKPQGLSLAEVITSDILHSFLYGRWRNVLGEQLFEEKSSPKTAFTAEVLAQSFSGEVQKLSSLVLPSEVIIAQSSIPGEGLGIFSKTWIKAGTEMGPFTGRVISPEHVDLCKNNNLMWEVFNEDGTVRYFIDASQEDHRSWMTYIKCARNEQEQNLEVVQIGNSIFYKAIEMIPPDQELLVWYGNSHNTFLGIPGVPGLEEEQKKNKHEDFHAVETGASTTGRMRCVICHRGFNSRSNLRSHMRIHTLDKPFVCRFCNRRFSQSSTLRNHVRLHTGERPYKCQVCQSAYSQLAGLRAHQKSARHRPPNASLQAHSPALPVPHPASLAHHIPTMVL, encoded by the exons ATGATGGGCTCGGTGCTGCCCGCCGAAGCGCTGGTGCTCAAGCCCGGGCTGAAGCCGCAGGGGCTCTCGCTGGCCGAGGTGATCACCTCCGACATCCTGCACAGCTTCCTCTACGGCCGCTGGAGAAACGTCCTGGGCGAGCAGCTCTTCGAGGAGAAGAGCAGCCCTAAGACCGCCTTCACGGCCGAGGTCCTGGCTCAGTCCTTCTCCGGAG AGGTGCAGAAGCTGTCCAGCCTGGTGCTGCCCTCGGAGGTGATCATCGCCCAGAGCTCCATCCCCGGGGAAGGGCTCGGCATCTTCTCCAAGACCTGGATCAAGGCCGGCACCGAGATGGGACCGTTCACGGGCAGGGTCATCTCGCCGGAGCACGTGGACCTGTGCAAGAACAACAACCTCATGTGGGAG GTCTTCAACGAAGATGGCACGGTGCGGTACTTCATCGATGCCAGCCAGGAGGACCACCGTAGCTGGATGACCTACATCAAATGTGCCCGGAACGAGCAGGAGCAGAACCTGGAGGTGGTTCAGATTGGGAACAGCATCTTCTATAAGGCCATTGAG ATGATTCCTCCAGACCAAGAGCTGCTGGTCTGGTACGGGAACTCCCATAACACCTTCCTGGGCATCCCGGGTGTGCCGGGGCTGGAAGAGGAGCAGAAGAAGAACAAACATG AGGATTTCCATGCGGTGGAGACGGGGGCCAGCACAACGGGGCGCATGCGCTGCGTCATCTGCCACCGCGGCTTCAACTCCCGCAGCAACCTGCGCTCCCACATGCGCATCCACACCCTGGACAAGCCCTTCGTGTGCCGCTTCTGCAACCGCCGCTTCAGCCAGTCCTCCACCCTCCGCAACCACGTCCGCTTGCACACCGGCGAGCGTCCCTACAAGTGCCAGGTTTGCCAAAGTGCCTACTCCCAGCTCGCCGGGCTGCGGGCACACCAGAAAAGCGCCCGCCATCGCCCCCCCAACGCCTCCCTGCAGGCTCACTCGCCGGCCCTGCCCGTGCCCCATCCTGCATCCCTGGCCCACCACATCCCCACCATGGTGCTGTGA